AAGACTTGGCTGAAAACTGCTCTTTCGAAGAAGTTGCTTACTTGATGTACAACGGTGAGTTGCCGAATGCGGGTCAGCTTGCAGACTTCACTAAAAAAGAATGCGGCTACCGTGAGATCTCTAAAACTCTTTTGAATGTGATCAAATCTTTGCCACCAAAGTGCCACCCAATGGACTCTATCCGCACGGCGGTTTCTTTCCAAGGTTGTGAAGACACTCGTATCTGGGATTCTTCTCCTGCGACGGACATGGATAAAGCCATCCAATTGTTGGCTAAAATTCCGACAATGGTTGCAGCGGACTACCGCTTCAAAAAAGGTTTGGATTTCATTCCACCTAAAGCGGATCTTTCTATCGCTGAAAACTTCTTCCATATGTGTTTCGGCAAAGTTCCACAAAAAGAAATCGTGAAGGCTTTCGACGTTTCTTTGATCCTTTATGCTGAACACAGCTTCAATGCTTCGACATTCACAGCACGTGTTGTGACTTCCACTCAATCCGACCTTTACTCTGCAACTGTTGCAGGTATCGGCGCATTGAAAGGTCCTTTGCACGGCGGTGCGAATGAGCAAGTCATGCACATGATGATCGAGATCGCGGATCCTGCTAAGGCAGAACAATGGATGATCGATGCTCTCGCTCAAAAGAAAAAAGTCATGGGCTTCGGTCACCGCGTTTACAAATCTGGTGACTCTCGCGTTCCAACAATGAAGAAGTACGCACAAGTTATGGCTGACGTCACTGGTGAACAAAAGTGGATGAAGATGTACAACGCACTTGAAAAAGTGATGGTTGAGAAAAAGAAAATCTATCCAAACCTCGATTTCCCAGCGGGTCCTGCATACTACATGATGGGCTTTGAAATCGACTTCTTCACTCCGATCTTTGTGATGGCTCGTACGACAGGCTGGTCAGCACACATCATGGAGCAAGCGGCGAACAACCGTATTATTCGTCCATTGAGCGAATACATCGGTCATGCTCAACGCAAAGTAACCCCAATCAGCGAGAGAAAATAGTCTCTCGCCTTGCGAGAAGGAGTTATTATAATGAAGAAATTTTTGATGTTTGTTTTATTAACAACAACGGCCATTTCCTGCACTAATAGCTCCTCCTCTGAAGCGCCCCCTGCCGGTAAAGACGGCGAAAAACAAGTTGATGAAAAAGCACTGAACTTTGGTGACACAAATGCTGGCACCATTGATATCGACGAACCAGGTAAGGATCTTGTTCTTGCCGTGGGTTTCCCGCTCGATCCCAAACTGCTCGGCCAAATTCGCGTGACTGAACAAAAAACAGACGCCGAAAAAGCCATCGAGCAGATGCAAAAGCCCATTGATCCAAAAGTCCAAGACATGATCAAAAAGCTCTGTTTCTTGAAGGACACGCCTCACCGCTGGGTGATTCGCCGTCAAAATCAAGATACGAATTTTGCGAGCGGCCAGATCGTCGACTTTGCTGACAAATCAACGATGTACCTGGTGATCGAAACGCGTGCAAAACCGCTTTGCGAAAAGTTGTACTACAGCTTTAAATCAGAGCTCTTGAATGCTTCCCGCAAGCCGGACCCAGTGGTGCCAACACCAACTCCGGTTCCTGCAGTTCCCCCGGGTTCTGACAGCGTAGTTATTGTCGACCCTTACAATCAGGCCAATTTCAATATCGAGTACGACAAAGGCGAGGGACGTAATTTTACGTACAAAGTTTCAATGCTCGTGAATGGAACTGCTTTCGGCCAAGGTATTCCGGTTGAAAAGATTTTCATGAATATCTACGACACCGTTTCTATGAAGTACGTTTCTGAGTGGATGCCGATCGTGGATCAACCAGCGGCTTTGCTGCCGGCTCAATTCCGCATGCAATTCACTTTGGATAAATTCTCGGCACCGGTTTATTTTATCGACCGTCAAAAAGAAATGGTTCTGACTTTCGCAGTGAATGCTCCGGACTCTTCTGTTCTCCCGATTCGTTCGCTGGATCTCGGCAAATATTGCGGAATTCCGCAAATTCGTCCAGGCATCGTCGATCGTAAGACCGGTGCTACAGGTTGCCCGTAATTTTCAGAGAGAAATAATTTAAAATTTCTAAAAAAGGATCTCTTCGGAGGTCCTTTTTTTTTGACTCACCTGCGTCCTTTCGATTCAATAACGGGTTGAATGTAAAGGAACAATGATGAATAAAACAGCACTGGCATTGACAGCACTTGTATTCACGATCTCGTGTGCTCACAAAGACCCTTCGTCTTCGGTAGCTCCAGCAGACTCAGCTGCGAATCCAGCTCCGGCGACGACACCGGCAGCAAAGCCTGTTAAAGCGGCTGAACCTAAGAAAGCTGATGATTCTCTTCATCCACGCGGAATTGATTTCGGCGCAACCATTAAGGCCGTGGCCTTCGGCTCTTCAGCGAATCAAGATTTGCCACAGCCGATCTGGAAAACTATTGCTGAGGACAAACCAGATTTATTCGTCTTCATGGGCGATAATGTGAGCCTGACGAAGCCTGAGCAGAAATCCGTCGTGGCACAGTACCGGAAGCTGGATAATATTCCTGAGTACCGTGCGTTCCGTGAAAGCGTGCCGTTCCTGGCAACGTGGGACAGCGAAGACTTCGGCGATCAAAAAGAGTTCATGAAGTATTGGAGCTATGTTGGCAACTCGATCGCGTTTGGCCAAAAAGGCATCTATCACGCAAAAATCATCGGACCAAAAAAGAAACAAGTTCAGATCATCATGCTCGACACACGCACCTTCCGCAGCAAGCCTGAGGATGCGAATGCAACCCTGCTCGGAGATGCGCAATGGACCTGGCTTGAAGAGCAACTCAAGCGTCCCGCACAAGTGCGGATGATCGTGAGCAGCATTCCTTTGATCGCAACCGAACACGGAACTAGCAAATGGGGCCTTTATCCGAAAGAGCGTCAGCGCTTTTTTGATCTGCTGAAAAAAACCGGCGC
The sequence above is drawn from the Bdellovibrionales bacterium genome and encodes:
- a CDS encoding bifunctional 2-methylcitrate synthase/citrate synthase, with protein sequence MAEYINPDYVPEPEKMNVKKGLEGAVIDTSSVSKVNPDTNSLIYRGYPVQDLAENCSFEEVAYLMYNGELPNAGQLADFTKKECGYREISKTLLNVIKSLPPKCHPMDSIRTAVSFQGCEDTRIWDSSPATDMDKAIQLLAKIPTMVAADYRFKKGLDFIPPKADLSIAENFFHMCFGKVPQKEIVKAFDVSLILYAEHSFNASTFTARVVTSTQSDLYSATVAGIGALKGPLHGGANEQVMHMMIEIADPAKAEQWMIDALAQKKKVMGFGHRVYKSGDSRVPTMKKYAQVMADVTGEQKWMKMYNALEKVMVEKKKIYPNLDFPAGPAYYMMGFEIDFFTPIFVMARTTGWSAHIMEQAANNRIIRPLSEYIGHAQRKVTPISERK
- a CDS encoding alkaline phosphatase family protein, whose product is MMNKTALALTALVFTISCAHKDPSSSVAPADSAANPAPATTPAAKPVKAAEPKKADDSLHPRGIDFGATIKAVAFGSSANQDLPQPIWKTIAEDKPDLFVFMGDNVSLTKPEQKSVVAQYRKLDNIPEYRAFRESVPFLATWDSEDFGDQKEFMKYWSYVGNSIAFGQKGIYHAKIIGPKKKQVQIIMLDTRTFRSKPEDANATLLGDAQWTWLEEQLKRPAQVRMIVSSIPLIATEHGTSKWGLYPKERQRFFDLLKKTGARNVVVFSGDRHQSSIAKTGVKDWGILFDITASPINEPASAAEEDASFEGKAYAGESFGFAQIDWHDKKMSLQIRDAANKVINSVSFKIK